The stretch of DNA TACCTGCTCGGCCGCCTGAGCGATTTAACAGCACTTCTAGGCCACTGTTTTAACTACCTCTGCTCTAGCTGTTGTAGCTAAAACTGCAAGCAACACTCATCCCTATTTACGGCGCGCCCCCCTGCGGGATGTACTGATTCACCTGGTTTAGTCGCGCGCAGAGCTATGTTTCTTTCTGCTCCCCAGCCACAACAACCCATTTACAATAAACTGGTTCTGTAGTTTGTTCTGGAAGGTGAACGAAAGCTCTTTGTTAGTGCCGTGCTCGTAGTCGATGTCGTTGTGACCCATGTTTACATAGATCATCCGAAAGTTCTTGTTCGTCCAGGCCACTGGGTAATAGCCGCTGTGCCAGATTTCGTGGGGCTTGGGGCCCGTACCAAGCGGAAAGCTTTTTGGGTCAATGGCGAGCAGAATATCAATGGCGGGGTTAGCGCGCAAGTCGTTGCTCCACTTATACCACTCGTTGGGCGCAGAAGTGAAGGTTGAAGGCAGATGCTGGGTAGCAGGATGCCGCCGGTCTTCTACTCGCAACACCGCTGCCGTGGGCCGCCAGGTATTGCCCACGTAAGAGCCGGCCCCAAGAAAGGTATTATGGTACCAGTCCCAGTTCTGCGGATAACCGGACGGCGTAAGGGCAAACCCAGCGAAGTGGAACCCCATCCAGGCACCGCCGTGCTCCATATACTGCTGAAAAGCCCCCCGTTGGGCCGGGTCATCGGGGCGCGTATCCAGAAAAAGCACCACTTGGTAATTGGCTAAAAAAGCCGCATTCAGGTTGTTCCAGTTAGAGGTAGTGTCGTAGGCGAAGTGATGCTGTTTGGCCACCGTTGGAAACCAGGTGTTAGCCTCGTGCACGTAGCTGATGTGCGCTTGGTCATGTTTAGCCGTGTAAAAGGCAATAACCCGGAAGGACGGCTTCTTTTGCGCAAGCCCGCTGATAACGGTACTGAGCAGCAGAAGTATTGCTAGGAGAATTCTACCACAAGGTGCTTTCATAGTGTGTTGAGTTAGAGAGAACCATTCCGGATATCTACAAGCGCTAATTCGCGGCCAAGCTACAGAACCGACTTCTATTCATTCGTTGAGTTGCTACTCAATCACACTTGACAGACAGGCCCACAACGTAATAAGGCGATTTGTGCACTATGGCATCAAATAAACATAGAACTGCAGGCATTGAGCTGATTGGCGGCGGCCTAGATGAAGCGCCCATGGCCTACAAAGACATTCATCAGGTAATGGCCCACCAGCAGGACCTGATAGATGTGCTAGGCTCTTTTACTCCTCGTATTGTACGCATGGATGCAGGTAACAGTGGCAAAAGCAGATACGGTGGAGAATAAGAATTCTAATAAAAGCAACGGAGGCCATGAGTATACTGCTCATGGCCTCCGTTGCTTTTAGGCAAATACAACTATTACAATATCTACACAAAGCTTTCCTTCAACGTCAATTATGATTTATTGACCGAGGAAACGAATGTTTCTGCCTGCAAAGGGCAAACCATGCACCCGAACAACCAACCTGAATATAGACATTTACACAATCATCCTATTTCACGAGTCATAGCTGCGAGGCACAATTCTGTATAAAACCTATACATCTGGCCCTCTATTTTCTACTGTATCCTGATGATGAATTCACTTCTACACACTGGTTTATTTTCTATTTCAGCCCTGCTGACTCGGAAGCATCTTTGGCTGATCTGGTGCCTACTGCTGTGTTTGCCATTCGCCTCAATTGCCCAGAACACGTACCTCTGGCAAGGCACTTCTACAAGTTGGAATGACCCGTTAAACTGGTCTCCGGCTCGCCTTATCCCTGCCACGACCGATGTACTCATTTTTGACGGCGCAGTAACACCCTCCACAACCGTTGCGCTCGACTATAGCACCACCCAAACCGTAGGACAGGTGCGTTTCAGCAATGCCATTAAGGCCACTCTGACTACCAACTCAGCCCGGGAATTATTAATCAATGGGAACCCGAATGCAGTTGGTTTAACCACTGAAGCCGGCACCACGTTGGCAATAGTAGGCACCCAGGCCAGCGGCAGTGGCGACCTGATAATTCGGTTAGCGGCCAACGTGCCGGCTCGCCTGGCCGGTAGGTTAGAGCTCAAAGGTTCTGCCACTGCTAACAGTGCCCATCAATTGCTCTCGACTACAGTGGGTGCTATTGAATTTCTGAGTGGCAGCTACGTGCAGCCCGGCACCCGGTTTACGGGCTTCTTGTTTGGCTCTGCTACGGCCAACAAGAACAGCGTCATTTTTCGTAATGGCTCTACCTATGAGCAGGCCACGGGCTCTACTCCTTTTGGCTCCGTGACTACGTATCAGGTTACCAACTTTGAGCCCAACAGCTACTTTCTGTATACTGCTACCGGGAATACCGTAGGCCTGTCGGGGCGTACGTATGGCAAGCTGGAAATCAACACGAACCGCACCCTCACAATCAGCACGTACTCCACCAATCCGTCTATCATTCAGTCTGATCTTATTATTACGGCCGGCGTAGTGACAATCAACACCAGCAACGTGGAGCTGCGAGGTAATCTGTTGATTAATGGCGGTAGCCTGGTTTTCAACCAAGATGCGAACAACAACGCGCTGGCTCTAACGCTTAATGGCACGGCAGCCCAGCGCATTGGCGGTACTGCAGCTGGCTCGCTCACGCTGCCTTCCAACACGACGCTGGCCCTCAACAACGCGGCCGGCCTGACACTGGAAAGGCCGGTGGTAGCCAATGGCCCGGTTACTCTTTCTCAGGGTCTGCTTTCAACCAGCAGCACAAACCGCCTTACTCTAGGTCCGGTTGCCAGTATCTCTGGTTCGGCCAGCAGCTTTGTTCAGGGGCCGCTGGTACGGCAGTCGAGCACTACGGGAGCACTATTCTTCCCCATTGGTAAAGGCACTATATACCGGCCCCTGACCCTCAACGTCACGACTGCTCCAGCTGGCACTACTGCATACATAGCTGAGCAGCAAGAAGGCCGGCCCTCCGACCAGAACATGCTGGACGACTTACGGCGGGTTTCCTCCATCCGATATTACAGTCTCACTTCTAGCCCAGCGCCAGCCGCCGGCACGTTTGCTGGCAACATTGCGCTAAGCTTCGGGTCCGATGATCGGGTTGCTGATCCTAACATGGCCAGCTTTGTAATAGCGAGAAGCACCGGAGCCGGCTGGAACAATTTGGGGCACCTAACCAACTCAACCAGTGCGCTTACTTCTAATAGCCTCAATAGCTTAGGCGACTTTGCCCTGGGCAGCACCGAACCCAATCAGAACCCGTTGCCGGTATCGCTCACAAGTTTCAGTGGCAGTCACCAACCCAATGGCGTGGTGTTGCGCTGGGCAACGGCCAGTGAGAAGCAGAATGCCTATTTTGAGGTGGAGCGGCAGGTAGCCGGGCAGCCTTTCCGGGCCCTAGGCCAGGTAGCGGGCAAAGGCTCAAGTACCACGCCTGCTGAGTATAGCTATTCAGATAACGCACCCGTACCGGGCGTGGTGTACTATCGCCTCCGCCAGGTAGACGCCAATGGCACAGCCACTTATTCCAGTGTTGCTGCTGTACTTGTTCCCGAGCAGCCATTGCAGATTTCTCTCTACCCGAACCCGGCCATTCGCCAGCTCAACCTGACAGGCTCCGCTAATGACGCTCAATACCGGGTGCTTAATGAACAAGGTACTGTGCTGCTCATCGGTTGGGTTGCTGCTGGGCAGAGCATCAATGTGGAGAGCTTACGGCCCGGCTTATACCGGCTGGAAATAGTAGCGGGCCGCCGTCGTACGGTCCGGGCTTTTGTGCGCAGCCGTGAGTAACAGTCCGGTTTTGCCTGCCGGAGTAAAGGACCTGGCCTAGCATCATGATACACTAAAAAGCAACAACCCCGCCGGGTGGAACACCGGCGGGGTTGTTGCTTTTTAAGCTACGTCAGCTAATTATAGGTTCTTCAACCAAGCCTCACGCAAAGCTAGTTGCGCTGGAGTAGCCGCCGGATCTTGCGTGAAAACGTAGCGCTTCACCTCTTCCGTGCTGCCTAGCTTTACCTGCACCGTTTGCTCTTGCCCGTTACGGCTGATCACGAAGGGCACTACAGTGCCTGGCTCACGGGTTGGAATTTGTCGTAGCACGGATCCAATGTTGGTGCGGGCTCCATCAATGGCAAGCAGTTTATCTCCCTCCTTAATACCAGCGGCCTGCAATGGGCCACCTGCTTTGGTGAAGTAAACACTGGTCTCGCGGGCCTCCAGGCCTATAGGGCCTAGTGTGGCAATCTGCTTACCCGTGGGCATTGCTTTTTGGTAGCGCACTCCTATTTTGGAGTAATACTCCTGTAGCGGCAGTGGCTCCGCATTTTTCACGTAGCGCTGGAAGAAATCACCTATTTCGGGATAAGTCATCTTGGTGAAATCCTCGAAGAAGTTTTTCTCACTGATGGGCTTGTTAGGACCATAATTCTTGGCCAGTTCCAGCAACACATCGCGCAGGCCGCGCTTACCGTCGCTCAGCTCCAACAGGCGCAGATCTAGCAGGCCTGCCGTGAGGGCGCCACGCTGGTAGATGTTGCCATACTGCCGCTGGCCCTCATCACTGAACGAGTTGAGCCCGAGGCGGCTGAGACTGTACGTTGTGTCGGCGCGGGTACGGTCGTAGGTTACCTTATCATGCAGCATGCTCAGGTAATCATCTAGCGGCACCAACCCACCCCGCAGCTGCATCATGTGTGAGGCCCACTCGGTAGTGCCTTCGTAGAGCCACAAATGCTCGGAGCCCGTTGGCTGTACAAAATTAAAGTGCTCAATAATCTCAGAGTGGATATTGAGTGGCGTCATTACGTGAAAAAACTCATGCGCAGCAATATCCACCACACCTTGCGCCGTTTGGGGGGTCAGGGCCATTTCGGGTAGCACATACTCAGAGCTATAGGAGTGTTCCCAAGCACCAGCCGACTTATCGGCAAAATGGTACAGGAAGGCATAGCGCTTCACTGGCAGTTGACCTCCGAAGAACGACTGGGCGGCATTAAGCATCTTTTGCATGTAGCCTAGCAGGGGCTCGGCCTGCACTTTATCAGTGGCCGAATAGCAGTACAAGGCTACATCGGCATTGCCTAGCTTCGTGTGCGCCTCCGTGAGGCGGCCCAGAATGATGGGCGAATCTACGGCATGATCGTAGTCGTCCAGGTGATAGAAGCCCTGAGCATCGGGCACCAGTACCGACCCGGCTTTCCAATCAGTGGGGTACTGCAACTTGATTCGCAAAGGCTTATCCTGCATCCCTTGGGGGTAGCCGAACAAGGTCTGGCCATTCAGCAGGGCGTGGTCGGTTTCCAGCGAGGAGCCACACATCCGGTAAATATTATGCTCCTTAACGGGCGTATCCCAGGTTTCGGCAATGGTATATCGGATTTCGCTGGTCTTATCAGGCCGCGACAACTGCCATTGGTTGGTGGACAGCTGCTTTACCTCCAAAGGCTTGCCCTTGCTATCAAAAGCCTGAAAGTTACTCACGTAGCGCCCCATATCCATTACCTGATAGGTGCCCGGTGCCGTGGCCGCAAACTGGTAAATAGCTTGGTCTTTTTTAAGCTTTGGCAACTCCAGTTTTACCTGGAAGGCATTGCTGTTGGCCGCCGGATCCATGGTAACGGTGTAAGTCAGCTCACGTGGAGCTTTAGCAAGAGTAGGGGCGGCAGTAGCGAGCAAGGCTGCCAGCGCAGCCGAGCGGAAGAGTGATGTCATTCGGAGTAAATACTGATTTATGAGAGTGGGCTACTGACGCGCAATCTGATGGCCGGTTGCGCCCGTCTCACGAAACTATGTATTCGTTCTCACTTATGCGCGGCACTGGCCTAGCGGTGTACAGCCTATACTTTTCCGCAATTGCTTGTTAAACTTACCGTAACTCGCTTGCGCTAATGCAGTACATACAAAACACGGGCTCCTTATTGGCCACTCACCTCCTACCATACCTCACTCATGACTGAAGCAGCCCCCGACACCAACCCGACCCAATTACTGCGCTACCTGCTGCAGATTGCGGGCCTCACCGATGCCGAAAGTATTGGGCAGGTGCGCCAAGTGCTTACTGGCCTAGGCCTATTAGTAGACCGGATTGAAGCTGGCGAGGCAGAAGTTGCCGTTGCAGCCGCTGCTAACCCAGGCCCTGAAGGCATCCGGGCGGCGCTGGAATCTGCTGGCTACTCGGTGCAGAATATCACCGCCGAAAGCAGCTAACGCCTCTCTCTACTCCAAACCCAGGTATCTTATTTGTTTCTGCAGTGACGCTAGGCCTGTTCAATAGGCTACTACTATATAGGCCTAGCACCATTGCAGGTCAACTGCACACAGCTTTTGACAAAAAATAACGCCTCCCAGAAAGCCGCACTATATAAACGCAAAGCTTACCGGGAGGCGTAACTATATTCTAATTTCTTCTTCTACTGATGCAGTAGCTTGGTTATAACCCGGGAGGCGCCTTGCTGCACGGTCAGGCTATATACTCCCAGAGGTAATTGTGCCACTTCTGGCAATGTGATGGTTGAGGCACCTTTGCTTACTTCCACTGAGCGAGTAAGCACATTCCGGCCCATGGCATCAGTGCAGATAACAATGGCTTTGCCTGCTTCAGGGCTCTGAATTTGCATACTCAGCTCACCAACAAAGGGGTTTGGCCACGCTTGCATTGCTAAGGTAGCAGCACCACTAATAGCTACTGTTTTAACTGATGAGTACGAAGCTTTACCAGATAGGTCAACCTGCATCAAGCGATAGTAAACAATTGAACCCGTGTAGCTGGTTAGAGCATCCTGCCAGAAATATGTGCTGGTTTGGGTGGTTGTGCCTTTACCCTTCACTGTGGCAATACGGTTAAACATCCGTCCGTCAGTGCTGGCCTCTACCTCAAACCGGTCGTTTTGCAATTCCGAAGCAGTGTTCCAACGCAGGATAGCCTTGTTGCCCTGCCGCTCGGCAGTAAACGATACTAGCTCAACGGGCAAAGGGGCAACTTTGGTTTCTGATTCACTGGCCCCCAGGTTACCAGACACGCCCGGAGCTGGAGTTGCCGATCCGAAAAAGTCGCGGGAGCCTGGTGTCAGATTAAACTCTTTATCCAAGTTCAACCCACTACCAATAGCAGCTGAGCTAGGCTGTAGTTTATACGCATCCCAAGAGGTCAGCAGACGCCGATTACCACTTGAAGTGTTCAGGTCTCCACCCTGTCCGGCGCGCACGAAAGCAGGGTCTAAACTTACACCTACCGTGCGACTGCCCACCATTTCCTGTTGGGTAGCGGTACGCCAATCATCGAGATTACTAAATGAAGACGAGCCCCAGGTAATGTTAAGCGGCTTACCAGTGCCCCAATAGCAATTACTCTGCAACACGATACCCGTCGTAGAAACCGACTTGACTTGTGGCACGCCAGAGGTGGTCTGGAAAATATTGTTGCGTACCGTAATCCCGCTAACTCCATTGCTCATCAAATAAAAGGCTTTAGCCTCAGAGCCATCTGCCGAAGGCGTCAGGTACACAGTATTATTGTGAATTGCAGCCGTTTGAATGCCGCCATTATCTCCGGAAGACCACACCATAATGGCGCCCTGGCCAAAACGACGAGCATCATTTTCGCTGATGTTGTAGCGAACGGTAAGGTCGTGCATGGGGGGCGCTCCGTTAAACTGAGCCAGCAAATAACCCGCTCCATCGTTATCGTGAGAGTAGTTGTACTGCATTACAGAGTTAGTGCAACCACCATCTAAGTCAAAGCCACCTCCATCATGCGCAATGCCTGAGCGATTATGGTGCGACTCACACTCCTGTATAACCAGATTATTACACACCCAGCCCCAGATACCAACCGGACCACCATTGGGGTTATTATTTAGCCAGCCATTGTTGTAGGCTTCGCAGTGTTCGATTACAGCACCATCAACACTTGACAAGACGATGCCGCTGCCAGTATTGGTGGTAGTTATTTCTGAGCGCCCAGCATTGTTGTAAGCCTTGCAATCTGCTACGTACCAATTTTTATGGCAAATATTCGGATAAGAGCCATAAGAGAAAATTCCAGCCTCACCATTGTCATGGGCTAAGCAGTTTGTAATGCGCACATCATTATAGCCACTGGAAGCAAATGAGCTTCCAATCAGGATACCCATTTTAAGGTACCCACTCACATCAAGGCTATCCAGGATGAGATGCGATAAGTGCTCATCGGCTAACTCCGCAGAGAATATTACTCCCGAGTTATTTGTAGACGTACGACCGGAGCCTACAAACTTTAACCGACGTAGTTCTATTCCCCCTGCGTCTGGAGAATAGAATGCGTAGTTATTACCACTACCAATAGTAGCCATGCCTTGCCCATATGAGCTTATAATAATTGGAGCGGTATCAGTCCCCTTACTCTGAAACCACAGGGAGCCAGTGAAGGTCTCGCCAGCTTCGAACAAGATCCGGTCACCGGGCTTAAAGCTGGAATTATTCACCTGCTCTATGGTTTTCCAGGCAGATGTTACAGAAGTGCCATTATTAGCATCGTCACCCGCTGAACTTATATAGTACGTTGTAGCTAAAGCTGACGAAGCATTCGCCAGAAGAGACACAAATACAAATGATAAGAGTACAAGTTTCAAGCGCATCGTCAAAGGCTTTGGTTCGACAATGCAATACTATATAAATAGGATAAATATAAAAATATAAACGTTTTTTAAAGAACTATAACTGTTATAAGCTTGATGACATCCTTAATAGTGCAAATCCCAAAACGCTGAACAGCAAACATGTATTAGGAAAAGCATACTTTCACAAGTGGTAATTATATAAATTAAGGAAAGGACGAAATGAGCAGATAAAAATAGCATTATAATCGTTTTTAGACTTTATGTTTTCGCAGTAAAACCATATCTATAATCATACTTAATTAACAGAAAGCCTCGCTCCTCTCAGTACACCGGAGACGAGGCTGATCTTAAGAGCAACAGGGTTTGTGTGATGTAGTAGTTTAGTTGCTGGCCTATTTCACCAGAAATGGCAAGCTAGCGGTAGCAGCACTTCCTTTGCCATCGCGCACAGTGGCTGATAGCCTATAAGCTCCTATTTTCTCTGGAGTCTTGAGAATTACTTTAAGCCCTCGAGCCTTTAGTATACAGTGCTCAATAGGCACAGTCTCCCCCTCTTTTTCGAACTTAACTTCGGGAGCTACTTGCCAAGTAGCCTGCAACAAATCATTTTCAGGATCAGAAGCTACTAACTCAAATCCGTATTCTGCATTAGGCCGAAGCTGCTCGGAATAGGCCAACCGCCCGTTCCTTCTTATTTCTTGAATTTCAGGCGATAAATTAATGGGTGGGGTTCCAGTCCAGAGTTCCTGGAGGGCATCAACTGTCGCCGTCTTTTCTCCCGTGGGAGTGAATAAACTAAACCAAGTAGCAGTGTATTCAAACTTATTGCCCCAGTAGAAGGCATAACTACCCAGGCATTCCCGAGGATTGCCTAGAATGGAGCGTTTATATCTCTCACGGGTGAATTGCGCTTTTTGCGTGCTTGTTTGTTCTTTTGAAGCACCCCATACTGTTTTAGGTGACTCCCAATAGCCCCTTGCTCCAAATTCAGTTACCAGATACGGTCCTTCCCAGTCCTGCGCCTTAAGTCGTTGAGGCAGTGATATTAGGTTACCAAAAGCGTTAATGCTTATAAAATCCAGATCAGGGCACAAGCGCTTCACCCGATTTAAGTTTTCTAATGTACTAGTAAGGGTAGTAGTAACCGGATGATAAGGATCTAGCTCATGTATCATGCGAGCCACATCATTTATGGCGCGGTAAAGTTGAGGATTCGCAGACTCGTAGTTAATCTCGTTACCAACTGACCAACCCAGTAGCGCAGGGTGGTGCCGATAACGAAGAACCTGTTGGCGAAGCCTCGCTTTCTGCCTCTCAACCTCGCCATTATTATAATAGTCGAATTTTTTGGATTCATGCACCATCCATAGGCCTAGCAATACTGTTAATCCTTGACGGTTTGCCTCGTCTAATCGGTCATCAGCATAGTCGCCGGACCACAAGCGTACAGAATTGGCACCGGCAGCTTTAAGCTTGTCGTAATGCTCTAGGCCTGCTCCTCCTTTGACGAAGTAAGGTTTGCCAGCGCGTTGTAATAGATAGCCCTGCGCTGTATGCACCAAGTGCACCGGAACCACTCCGGCCGGAATTTGTGCTGGTGGATTTTCTTCTTGCTGCGGTGTACACGCCCCTACTAAAACCGTAGCACAACTGCTAATTACCCCTGCCAGCAGCCACCGTTGCAGCCCCTTTACCAAGTCACTTGTCCAAAAGATCATGCATAGAATGCGTAAAGGCCAAAATGGCCTAATACGAGTCTCGGGGGCTTTTTATCAATATAGTGTAATTATAAATTAATATTATTTAAAAAAAGAACTTTTCGCATGCCCGGTTGCTTGTACCATACATTATAGCAGGCAGAAAAGAGCTAGCATGCAAATATCTGGTCAAGAGGCAGTTGCACATTCACTGAATCGCGCAGTAGAGCAGGCACCTGGTGGTAAAGCAGTCAGATTAAGCAAAGTCGGTATTCAGCTTAAGGAAGCGGCTGGTGTATCACAGATGCGGGTGCTGGTGACTTTGGGCGTTATAAGCCTACTCTACTTCCTCGTATGGTTTGCTACAGCGGAGCCGATTGGTTACGCCCCTCTCTTTTGGTTGCTGACTTTTTCTTTAGGGTTTAAGCTTCTGCGTATGCTTCACGAGTGGTATCACTACGTGAACGTGACCGAGCCCTTACCTCCTACAGGGCACATGCCTTTGTTTACGGTGGATATCCTCACCACATCATGCCCCGGCGAGCCACATGCCATGGTGGTGCAAACGCTGGAGGCTATGCAAGCCGTTACGTATCCGCATACCAGCTACCTCTGTGATGAAGGCAATGACCCATACCTACGTGCTGTTTGTGAGCAACTAGGAGTGATACACGTCACACGTGAAGTCAAAATCAACGCGAAGGCGGGCAACATAAACCACGCCCTTAAACAGGCTACTGGTGAGCTATGCGTTGTGCTTGACCCCGACCATGTGCCTGCTCCTGATTTCCTGGATCACGTAGTTCCTTTTTTTAGCAACTCAAAAGTGGGCTACGTACAAGTAGTACAGGCTTACGGAAACCAGCAGGAAAGCCTGGTGGCTAAGGGCGCAGCCGAGCAGACGTATCATTTCTATGGCCCGCTTATGATGGGCATGAACAGTTATAACACAGCTCAAGCTATTGGCGCCAACTGTACGTTTCGCCGAGCAGCTCTAGACTCTATTGGTGGGCATGCTGCCGGCTTAACAGAAGATATGCACACAGCTATGCAGCTGCATGCGGCGGGCTGGCAATCAGTATACGTACCGCGTGTTCTGAGCCGAGGATTGGTGCCATCCACCTTAGGAGCCTTTTACTCTCAGCAGCTAAAGTGGGCCCGAGGAGCTTTTGAATTGCTTTTCGTGGTGTATCCGCGGTTGTTCCGGCAATTCTCTTGGCGGCAACGGCTACACTATGCCATCCTTCCGTTGTACTTTCTTTCGGGCCTGATTACCTTAATTGATCTGGCAGTGCCAATCTACTCGTTGGCCTTTTCTGTGTATCCCTGGCATATCTCGCTGCCTGCTTTTGTGCTACACTTAGCGCCTTTACTAGGCATTGGTTTGTTGATTCGCTATAAAGCACAGCGCTGGCTTCGTGACCCTTCTGAGAGAGGCTTGCATTTAGCGGGTGGCTTTTTGAGGGTTGGTACGTGGTGGGTATATCTGCTCGGGCTGGTATATACATTCCTACGGGTGCGGGTGCCTTATATCCCTACCCCTAAAGAGGGAAATTATGAGAACGAGCTCAGGATTTGTCTGCCCAATATTTTTGCAATAGCTGCGTGTGCTATTGCAGTTAAATTTGCCGGCTACGTTGACTGGAGCCCCTATTCGCGCTTAATGGCTTTTCTGGCTACGGTTAATGCTGCTATACTACTGGTGGCGGTGGTTATGGGCCAGCACGTTTGGGCGCGTACTATCATGACCGATCTGGAGTCGCAGTTCATGCGCAGGCTGCTTTCCCCTTTCAAGCGCCTCCTGTTGGGAATGACCCTGCGCATAGAATCAGGAGCTATTTCTCTGGCAGCTGCCAGTATAGTCATTATGGGGCTCACAGATTCCGCCTTGTATATCCAGTCGGGCTTGACGTATCCTGCCTCTTATGCTTGGCTGCAGAATGGAGATGAACCGTTGCGCGTAGGCACGCAACTCAACCATCCGTATACTACCGTACCGGTACAGTTCGCTTCTCTGCAGAACTCTAAGCTTCTGGCTTATATCTATCCAGACCACGTTACTGACGTGGCGGCTTTAACACTGGAGGATAAGTTGCCAACCTCAGCTATACTCACTTTGCAACACCAGGGTACAACTCCCCTGCTTACGTGGCAGGCTGATTCTTCGGTGGCCAACTGGCGGGCCCTAGCTCAGGCACTGCGCAAGGTGCGGCAGCCTGTTTTGCTGCGTCCTATCCTGCGGGCTACTTCACCAGTGGCCTACAGAGCAACTTGGCTCGCATTAACGAATGAGTTTAAAGCCTGTGGAGCTAACAACGTGCTGTGGGCCTGGACCCCACCCTCGCCTGCAGCTCTGCAAGCCTATTTTCCAGGGCAGGATAAAGTGAACTGGATAGCTCTGCCTTACTCATCTAACCATACTGCAAGCAATACGTCGGTTACGTATATGGCCTACCGCCACCAACTAGCCAAGAATATGGCCTTGCACACCAAGCCCGTTATGCTGTTCATGCAGGACGATGTGCCGGATCAAAAACGTGTATTACGTCAGATACAGGAGCAGTACCCTGAAGTGAAGGTCGTACTTTTTCAGGAAGAAACCCGGCGTAAGTCAGTGCCGCTGCTATCTGCCAGAAAGTCCCGCGCCTTGTTCTCGAGTGCCAATTAGGGCTTCACAGCAGGCCTCATTACCCTGTAACAACGGGCAGGTTTACCCTTTGCAAAATGCACAGTTCAGTAGTTAAGCAAAGGGAAACACCCAAGAAGCTTCTGCGTATTTATAACCAGGGTAAAAAAGGAGGTAAATACGGTAGCTTTTTCACTGATAGTTACTGAGTTTAGTTCGTAGAACTACCCAGTAAATT from Hymenobacter taeanensis encodes:
- a CDS encoding glycoside hydrolase family 2 TIM barrel-domain containing protein, whose protein sequence is MIFWTSDLVKGLQRWLLAGVISSCATVLVGACTPQQEENPPAQIPAGVVPVHLVHTAQGYLLQRAGKPYFVKGGAGLEHYDKLKAAGANSVRLWSGDYADDRLDEANRQGLTVLLGLWMVHESKKFDYYNNGEVERQKARLRQQVLRYRHHPALLGWSVGNEINYESANPQLYRAINDVARMIHELDPYHPVTTTLTSTLENLNRVKRLCPDLDFISINAFGNLISLPQRLKAQDWEGPYLVTEFGARGYWESPKTVWGASKEQTSTQKAQFTRERYKRSILGNPRECLGSYAFYWGNKFEYTATWFSLFTPTGEKTATVDALQELWTGTPPINLSPEIQEIRRNGRLAYSEQLRPNAEYGFELVASDPENDLLQATWQVAPEVKFEKEGETVPIEHCILKARGLKVILKTPEKIGAYRLSATVRDGKGSAATASLPFLVK
- a CDS encoding glycosyltransferase family 2 protein: MPLFTVDILTTSCPGEPHAMVVQTLEAMQAVTYPHTSYLCDEGNDPYLRAVCEQLGVIHVTREVKINAKAGNINHALKQATGELCVVLDPDHVPAPDFLDHVVPFFSNSKVGYVQVVQAYGNQQESLVAKGAAEQTYHFYGPLMMGMNSYNTAQAIGANCTFRRAALDSIGGHAAGLTEDMHTAMQLHAAGWQSVYVPRVLSRGLVPSTLGAFYSQQLKWARGAFELLFVVYPRLFRQFSWRQRLHYAILPLYFLSGLITLIDLAVPIYSLAFSVYPWHISLPAFVLHLAPLLGIGLLIRYKAQRWLRDPSERGLHLAGGFLRVGTWWVYLLGLVYTFLRVRVPYIPTPKEGNYENELRICLPNIFAIAACAIAVKFAGYVDWSPYSRLMAFLATVNAAILLVAVVMGQHVWARTIMTDLESQFMRRLLSPFKRLLLGMTLRIESGAISLAAASIVIMGLTDSALYIQSGLTYPASYAWLQNGDEPLRVGTQLNHPYTTVPVQFASLQNSKLLAYIYPDHVTDVAALTLEDKLPTSAILTLQHQGTTPLLTWQADSSVANWRALAQALRKVRQPVLLRPILRATSPVAYRATWLALTNEFKACGANNVLWAWTPPSPAALQAYFPGQDKVNWIALPYSSNHTASNTSVTYMAYRHQLAKNMALHTKPVMLFMQDDVPDQKRVLRQIQEQYPEVKVVLFQEETRRKSVPLLSARKSRALFSSAN